A genomic stretch from Streptosporangium album includes:
- a CDS encoding helix-turn-helix transcriptional regulator produces MSTADRLPRLLALVPYLMSHPGAQVPEVAKIFGLSEKQLIDDLQLVWMCGLPGHTPGDLIDVSWDGGEIVIDNADTIARPLRLGVDEASALLVALRMLAEMPEFGERDALARVIAKFEQASVEGAAAVSSQVAVEVDATPDALPTVNEALRRGRRLSLRYYVPGRDEITPREVDPMRLVVVDGRSYLSGWCYRAEAVRLFRLDRMLTVEMLDVAADPPADAVSEEVTSGVFRPSPTDELVELELTPAGRWVAEYYPCEQVEELGEGRLRVALRARDQGWLVRLALRLGDTGRVLSPGSLAASVREAATSALSRYASVP; encoded by the coding sequence ATGAGTACGGCCGACCGGTTGCCCCGGCTGCTGGCGCTGGTTCCCTATCTGATGTCGCACCCCGGGGCCCAGGTGCCCGAGGTGGCGAAGATCTTCGGGCTCAGCGAGAAACAGCTCATCGACGACCTGCAGCTGGTGTGGATGTGCGGGCTGCCCGGACACACCCCCGGTGACCTGATCGACGTGTCGTGGGACGGCGGCGAGATCGTCATCGACAACGCCGACACCATCGCCCGCCCGCTCCGGCTGGGCGTGGACGAGGCCAGCGCGCTGCTGGTGGCCCTGCGGATGCTCGCCGAGATGCCCGAGTTCGGCGAGCGCGACGCGCTGGCCCGGGTCATCGCCAAGTTCGAGCAGGCCTCCGTGGAGGGCGCGGCGGCGGTCAGCAGCCAGGTCGCCGTCGAGGTGGACGCCACCCCCGACGCGCTGCCCACGGTGAACGAGGCGCTGCGGCGCGGCAGGCGGCTGTCGCTGCGCTACTACGTGCCGGGCCGCGACGAGATCACGCCGCGCGAGGTCGATCCGATGCGCCTGGTGGTGGTGGACGGCCGCTCCTACCTGTCCGGCTGGTGCTACCGGGCCGAGGCGGTGCGGCTGTTCCGGCTCGACCGGATGCTCACCGTCGAGATGCTCGACGTGGCCGCCGACCCGCCCGCCGACGCCGTGTCCGAGGAGGTCACCTCGGGGGTGTTCCGGCCCTCGCCGACCGACGAGCTGGTGGAGCTGGAGCTGACCCCGGCCGGTCGCTGGGTCGCCGAGTACTACCCGTGCGAGCAGGTGGAGGAGCTCGGCGAGGGCCGCCTGCGGGTGGCGCTGCGGGCGCGCGACCAGGGCTGGCTGGTACGGCTGGCGCTGCGCCTGGGTGACACCGGGCGGGTGCTCTCCCCCGGCTCGCTGGCCGCGAGCGTGCGGGAGGCCGCGACCTCGGCGTTGAGCCGTTACGCGTCGGTCCCCTGA
- a CDS encoding DEAD/DEAH box helicase yields the protein MTTPAERYAAFRQSQADSGPALTSFRGLYDFELDDFQLDACRALEAGDGVLVAAPTGSGKTVVGEFAVHLALEQDRKCFYTTPIKALSNQKYNDLVRRYGAAKVGLLTGDNSINGDAPIVVMTTEVLRNMLYAGSGTLAGLGFVVMDEVHYLADRFRGAVWEEVIIHLPESVRLVALSATVSNAEEFGEWMGEVRGDTSVIVDEHRPVPLWQHMLVGNRLYDLFLMDEDGQRPQVNPHLVRIARDEERQSYGRGRRGYSRPRRSAPPDRAVAIERLDAGGLLPAITFIFSRAGCDAAVEQCLHAGIRLTTDTERHQIRQIVDERTAHLPDEDLAVLGYLEWRDALERGLAAHHAGMLPAFKEVVEELFTRNLVKAVFATETLALGINMPARSVVIEKLDKWNGETHADLTPGEYTQLTGRAGRRGIDVEGHAVVQWQPGMDPLQVAGLASTRTYPLRSSFRPSYNMAVNLVGQVGRERARTLLESSFAQFQADRAVVGIAKQVRRAEEALEGYREAMTCHLGDFEEYAAMRRALSDREAELSRQRGAARRAQALRSLEALKPGDIIRIPGGRRAGLAVVLDPGLNSRGEGPSPLVLTIGKQVKKLSPVDFPVPVEPVEHLRIPKNFNARSPKERANLIASVHAKIGDRDFGKPARARDHAAEDEEINRLRKAIRQHPCHGCDEREDHARWAERYYKLLRETEGLRRRVEGRSHVIARTFDKVCAVLDQLGYLDGESVTAEGRRLAQIYTELDLLTAECLRSGLWEDLDPAELAAVVSSLVFESRQADDARQPRIPAGGAQRALGDMVRLWGELESIESDNGLSFIREPDLGFAWPAFRWAKGGNLDAVLRDGVNGSELAAGDFVRWVKQLLDLLGQIADAAPKNSKVKQNAGKAMEALRRGVVAYSSLT from the coding sequence ATGACGACCCCAGCGGAACGTTACGCTGCCTTCCGTCAGAGCCAGGCTGACAGCGGGCCGGCGCTGACCTCGTTCCGTGGTCTGTACGACTTCGAGCTGGACGACTTCCAGCTCGACGCCTGCCGGGCGCTGGAGGCGGGCGACGGAGTCCTGGTGGCGGCCCCGACCGGTTCGGGCAAGACCGTGGTGGGCGAGTTCGCGGTGCACCTGGCCCTGGAGCAGGACCGCAAGTGCTTCTACACCACCCCGATCAAGGCGCTGTCCAACCAGAAGTACAACGACCTGGTCAGACGGTACGGCGCGGCGAAAGTCGGCCTGCTCACCGGCGACAACAGCATCAACGGCGACGCCCCGATCGTCGTCATGACGACCGAGGTGCTGCGCAACATGCTCTACGCCGGGTCAGGCACCCTGGCGGGGCTCGGCTTCGTCGTCATGGACGAGGTGCACTACCTGGCCGACCGGTTCCGCGGCGCGGTCTGGGAAGAAGTGATCATCCATCTGCCCGAGTCGGTGCGGCTGGTCGCCCTGTCGGCCACCGTCAGCAACGCCGAGGAGTTCGGCGAGTGGATGGGCGAGGTCCGCGGCGACACCAGCGTCATCGTCGACGAGCACCGCCCCGTCCCGCTCTGGCAGCACATGCTCGTCGGCAACCGCCTCTACGACCTGTTCCTGATGGACGAGGACGGCCAGCGGCCACAGGTCAACCCCCACCTGGTGCGGATCGCCAGGGACGAGGAGCGTCAGTCCTACGGCAGGGGCCGGCGTGGCTACTCCCGCCCGCGCAGGTCCGCCCCGCCCGACCGGGCCGTGGCCATCGAGCGTCTCGACGCCGGCGGCCTGCTGCCGGCGATCACCTTCATCTTCTCCCGTGCCGGGTGCGACGCCGCCGTCGAGCAGTGCCTGCACGCCGGCATCCGCCTCACCACCGACACCGAGCGCCACCAGATCCGCCAGATCGTCGACGAGCGCACCGCGCACCTGCCGGACGAGGACCTGGCCGTCCTCGGCTACCTCGAATGGCGCGACGCCCTTGAGCGCGGCCTGGCGGCCCACCACGCGGGCATGCTCCCGGCCTTCAAGGAGGTCGTCGAGGAGCTGTTCACCCGCAACCTGGTCAAGGCGGTGTTCGCCACCGAGACCCTCGCGCTGGGCATCAACATGCCCGCACGCTCCGTGGTGATCGAGAAGCTCGACAAGTGGAACGGCGAGACCCACGCCGACCTCACCCCTGGCGAATACACCCAGCTCACCGGCCGGGCCGGGCGGCGTGGCATCGACGTGGAGGGCCACGCGGTGGTCCAGTGGCAGCCGGGCATGGACCCGCTGCAGGTCGCAGGTCTGGCCAGCACCCGCACCTACCCGCTGCGCTCCAGCTTCCGCCCCTCCTACAACATGGCGGTCAACCTGGTCGGGCAGGTGGGCAGGGAACGCGCCAGGACGCTCCTGGAGTCCTCTTTCGCGCAGTTCCAGGCCGACCGGGCCGTGGTGGGCATCGCCAAACAGGTCCGCCGCGCCGAGGAGGCCCTGGAGGGCTACCGCGAGGCGATGACCTGCCACCTGGGCGACTTCGAGGAGTACGCCGCGATGCGCAGGGCGCTGTCGGACCGTGAGGCCGAGCTGTCGCGCCAGCGCGGCGCGGCCCGCAGGGCACAGGCGCTGCGCTCGCTGGAGGCGCTCAAGCCCGGTGACATCATCCGCATCCCCGGAGGCCGCCGCGCCGGTCTGGCCGTCGTCCTCGATCCCGGACTCAACTCCCGGGGCGAGGGCCCCTCGCCACTGGTGCTGACCATCGGCAAGCAGGTCAAGAAGCTGTCGCCGGTCGACTTCCCGGTCCCGGTGGAGCCGGTCGAGCATCTGCGCATCCCGAAGAACTTCAACGCGCGCTCGCCGAAGGAACGGGCCAATCTGATCGCCTCCGTCCACGCCAAGATCGGCGACCGTGACTTCGGCAAGCCCGCGAGGGCGCGCGACCACGCCGCCGAGGACGAGGAGATCAACCGCCTGCGCAAGGCGATCCGCCAGCATCCCTGCCACGGCTGTGACGAGCGCGAGGACCACGCCCGCTGGGCCGAGCGTTACTACAAGCTGCTGCGCGAGACCGAGGGGCTGCGCCGCCGGGTCGAGGGCCGTTCCCACGTCATCGCCCGCACCTTCGACAAGGTCTGCGCGGTCCTCGACCAGCTCGGCTACCTCGACGGCGAGAGCGTCACCGCCGAGGGCCGTCGCCTGGCCCAGATCTACACCGAGCTCGACCTGCTCACCGCCGAGTGCCTGCGGTCCGGGCTCTGGGAGGATCTGGACCCGGCCGAACTGGCGGCCGTCGTGTCCTCCCTGGTCTTCGAGTCCAGGCAGGCCGACGACGCCCGCCAGCCGAGGATCCCCGCAGGCGGCGCGCAGAGGGCTCTGGGAGACATGGTCCGTCTCTGGGGTGAGCTGGAGTCGATCGAGAGCGACAACGGCCTGTCCTTCATCAGGGAGCCCGACCTCGGCTTCGCCTGGCCGGCCTTCCGCTGGGCCAAGGGCGGCAACCTGGACGCCGTGCTGAGGGACGGGGTCAACGGATCCGAACTGGCGGCCGGCGACTTCGTCCGCTGGGTCAAGCAGTTGCTCGACCTGCTCGGTCAGATCGCCGACGCCGCCCCCAAGAACAGCAAGGTCAAGCAGAACGCGGGCAAGGCGATGGAGGCGCTCCGGCGCGGCGTGGTCGCCTACTCCTCCCTCACCTGA
- a CDS encoding RNB domain-containing ribonuclease, which produces MSPKSIRVSGASHPRLDDGFERIRRELKLPGEFPQTVTDEAEWVAQVPALPALDRTELPLITIDPPGSMDLDQAMHLEERPGGYRVWYAIADVAAFVRPGGAIDTEARSRGETVYMPDHRVPLHPAILSEGAASLLPGVTRPAALWCVDLDAEGRIVGADVARALVRSRERLDYDYVQAAVDTGTADGTLRLLSEIGRLRLALERARGGVTLPTPEQEVVPDSGGYRVELRASLEAETWNAQISLLTGMAAASMMLDAEIGLLRVLPPAPAEQVAQMRRVAAALGVPWPEDATYGDVVYGLDPKVPQQAAFLEESTALLRGAGYVAFNGEPPAQADHAAVAAPYAHVTAPLRRLIDRYATEICLSIAAGEPVPEEIQKAMGELPGIMHTTGLRAGAVERACVDLVEAFVLRERVGRTFDAVVIDVDDRHAWGQVQITDPAVVARCDGEGLELGKPVQVRLTRADPATREVRFSLA; this is translated from the coding sequence GTGTCTCCCAAGAGCATCCGGGTGTCCGGAGCGTCCCACCCCCGGCTCGACGACGGTTTCGAGCGGATCCGCCGGGAGCTGAAGCTGCCCGGCGAGTTCCCCCAGACCGTGACCGACGAGGCCGAGTGGGTCGCCCAGGTTCCCGCGCTGCCCGCACTGGACCGGACCGAGCTGCCGTTGATCACCATCGACCCGCCCGGTTCCATGGACCTGGACCAGGCCATGCACCTGGAGGAGCGCCCCGGCGGTTACCGCGTCTGGTACGCCATCGCCGACGTCGCGGCGTTCGTACGGCCGGGCGGGGCGATCGACACCGAGGCCCGTAGCCGTGGTGAGACCGTCTACATGCCCGACCATCGGGTGCCGCTGCACCCGGCGATCCTGTCGGAGGGCGCCGCCAGCCTGCTGCCGGGGGTCACCAGGCCCGCCGCGCTGTGGTGCGTCGATCTGGACGCCGAGGGTCGGATCGTGGGCGCCGACGTGGCCCGGGCTCTGGTACGCAGCCGGGAGCGGCTGGACTACGACTACGTGCAGGCGGCGGTGGACACCGGCACCGCCGATGGCACGTTGCGGCTGCTGTCCGAGATCGGCCGGCTCCGGCTCGCGCTGGAACGGGCCAGGGGCGGGGTCACCCTGCCCACGCCCGAGCAGGAGGTCGTCCCCGACTCCGGCGGCTACCGGGTGGAGCTGCGCGCCTCGCTGGAGGCCGAGACCTGGAACGCGCAGATCTCGCTGCTCACCGGCATGGCCGCCGCCTCGATGATGCTGGACGCCGAGATCGGCCTGCTGCGCGTGCTCCCGCCCGCCCCCGCCGAGCAGGTCGCTCAGATGCGCCGGGTGGCCGCCGCGCTCGGCGTGCCGTGGCCGGAGGACGCCACTTACGGCGACGTCGTGTACGGGCTCGACCCGAAGGTCCCCCAGCAGGCGGCGTTCCTGGAGGAGTCCACGGCCCTGCTGCGCGGGGCCGGGTATGTGGCCTTCAACGGCGAGCCGCCCGCCCAGGCGGACCATGCGGCGGTGGCCGCGCCGTACGCACACGTGACCGCGCCGCTGCGCCGTCTCATCGACCGCTACGCCACCGAGATCTGCCTGTCGATCGCGGCGGGTGAGCCGGTCCCCGAGGAGATCCAGAAGGCCATGGGCGAACTGCCCGGCATCATGCACACGACCGGGCTGCGCGCCGGCGCCGTCGAGCGGGCGTGTGTGGACCTCGTGGAGGCGTTCGTGCTGCGCGAGCGGGTGGGCCGGACGTTCGACGCGGTGGTGATCGACGTGGACGACAGGCACGCGTGGGGACAGGTTCAGATCACCGATCCCGCGGTGGTGGCCCGCTGTGACGGCGAGGGGCTTGAACTGGGCAAGCCGGTCCAGGTGAGGTTGACACGCGCCGACCCGGCTACCCGTGAGGTCCGATTCAGCCTGGCCTGA
- a CDS encoding 5'-3' exonuclease has translation MVGMPGLMLLDTPSLYFRAFYGVPESITAPDGMPVNAIRGLIDMIAMLVRQHSPGELVACMDADWRPAFRVTAIPTYKAHRVASGDVEEIPDTLAPQVPVIERVLDAVGIARVGVPGYEADDVMGTLAVRSKGPVDIVTGDRDMFQLVDDAQPIRVLYTARGVKNLELVDEAAVAAKYGVPGRSYADFATLRGDPSDGLPGVPGVGDKTAAALITRFGSLEALLGAVDSGGDLTAGQRAKLSAARDYLRVAPVVVQVARDVPVPELDLALPTTAHDPQALAALAGRYGLDGPLGRLADALSPTSPS, from the coding sequence ATGGTCGGCATGCCCGGGCTGATGCTTCTCGACACCCCTTCTCTCTACTTCCGCGCCTTCTACGGCGTGCCGGAGTCGATCACCGCTCCCGACGGGATGCCGGTCAACGCGATCCGCGGTCTCATCGACATGATCGCCATGTTGGTCCGGCAGCACTCCCCCGGCGAGCTGGTGGCGTGCATGGACGCCGACTGGCGCCCGGCCTTCCGCGTCACGGCGATCCCGACCTACAAGGCGCACCGGGTCGCCTCGGGCGACGTCGAGGAGATCCCCGACACGCTCGCCCCGCAGGTGCCGGTGATCGAGCGGGTGCTCGACGCGGTGGGCATCGCCCGCGTCGGCGTGCCCGGCTACGAAGCCGACGACGTGATGGGCACGCTCGCCGTCCGGTCCAAGGGGCCGGTCGACATCGTCACCGGCGATCGGGACATGTTCCAGCTGGTGGACGACGCCCAGCCCATCCGTGTCCTCTACACGGCGAGGGGGGTCAAGAACCTCGAGCTCGTCGACGAGGCCGCCGTGGCCGCCAAGTACGGTGTTCCCGGCCGTTCCTACGCCGACTTCGCCACCCTGCGCGGCGACCCCAGCGACGGCCTGCCCGGCGTTCCGGGAGTCGGTGACAAGACCGCGGCCGCGCTGATCACCCGCTTCGGTTCACTGGAGGCTCTGCTCGGAGCCGTGGACTCCGGCGGCGACCTGACCGCCGGCCAGCGCGCCAAGCTGAGCGCGGCCCGCGACTACCTCCGGGTCGCCCCCGTTGTGGTCCAGGTCGCCCGGGACGTGCCGGTCCCGGAGTTGGATCTCGCCCTTCCCACCACGGCGCACGATCCGCAGGCCCTGGCCGCCCTGGCCGGACGCTACGGTCTGGACGGCCCCCTGGGCCGCCTGGCGGACGCGCTCTCACCGACGTCCCCGAGCTGA
- a CDS encoding helix-turn-helix transcriptional regulator: MSRRKTERLLNLVICLLATRRPLSAEHIRQAVPGYDAANDEAFQRMFERDKNELREIGIPIEVYKDPWEEDPGYRIVPQAYELPEITLEPDEVAVVGLAAQVWQRASLAEAASGALLKLRAGGVETDEAGGMLGGALELRVDTQDPAFPALWEAVRDRRTVRFAYRAAASESVLTRTVEPWGVVSRRGRWYVVGHDRDRDAARAFRLSRISGQVTPVGRPGTVVVPEGVDIRSMVGYRDDLAVSERTALIRVREGTCQGLRQVARAVRPGSGGWDELDVDFSDPERLAGWVVGFAADAEVAGPPDARDAVIRRLKGTLA; encoded by the coding sequence ATGTCGCGCCGGAAGACCGAGCGGTTGCTGAACCTTGTGATCTGCCTGCTCGCCACGCGGCGGCCGCTGAGCGCCGAGCACATCCGCCAGGCGGTGCCCGGCTACGACGCCGCCAACGACGAGGCCTTCCAGCGGATGTTCGAGCGCGACAAGAACGAGCTGCGTGAGATCGGCATCCCGATCGAGGTCTACAAGGACCCGTGGGAGGAGGATCCGGGTTACCGGATCGTCCCGCAGGCCTACGAGCTGCCGGAGATCACCCTGGAGCCCGACGAGGTGGCCGTGGTGGGTCTGGCGGCCCAGGTGTGGCAGCGGGCCAGTCTGGCCGAGGCGGCCAGCGGAGCGTTGCTGAAGCTGCGTGCCGGGGGAGTGGAGACCGACGAGGCGGGCGGGATGCTCGGCGGGGCGCTGGAGCTGCGGGTCGATACCCAGGACCCGGCCTTCCCCGCGCTCTGGGAGGCCGTGCGCGACCGGCGGACGGTCCGCTTCGCCTACCGGGCGGCGGCCAGTGAGAGCGTGCTGACCCGCACGGTGGAGCCGTGGGGCGTGGTCAGCCGCCGGGGCCGGTGGTACGTGGTGGGCCACGACCGCGACCGCGACGCGGCCCGGGCGTTCCGGCTCAGCCGGATCAGCGGCCAGGTCACCCCGGTGGGCCGCCCCGGGACTGTGGTGGTGCCCGAGGGGGTCGACATCAGGTCGATGGTCGGCTACCGCGACGACCTGGCGGTCTCCGAGCGCACCGCGCTCATCCGGGTCCGCGAGGGCACCTGCCAGGGACTGCGCCAGGTGGCCAGGGCCGTACGGCCCGGATCCGGCGGGTGGGACGAGCTGGACGTCGATTTCAGCGACCCCGAGCGGCTGGCCGGGTGGGTCGTCGGCTTCGCCGCCGACGCCGAGGTGGCCGGGCCGCCGGACGCCCGCGACGCCGTGATCCGCCGCCTGAAGGGCACGCTGGCATGA
- the tatA gene encoding Sec-independent protein translocase subunit TatA translates to MPNLGPTELIIIGLILVLLFGAKKLPDAARGLGRSLRIFKAETSKLHDDPDAQAATTVQAQPQPAAPAPQPITPAAPTLSAEEQARALEEQAARLRAQAGVPKPQ, encoded by the coding sequence ATGCCCAACCTGGGACCCACTGAGCTGATTATCATCGGGTTGATCCTGGTGCTTCTGTTCGGTGCGAAGAAGCTGCCGGACGCCGCTCGCGGACTGGGCAGGTCGCTGCGTATTTTCAAGGCGGAGACCTCCAAGCTCCACGACGACCCCGATGCCCAGGCGGCCACGACCGTCCAGGCGCAGCCCCAGCCCGCAGCCCCGGCTCCGCAGCCGATCACTCCGGCGGCGCCCACGCTGTCGGCCGAGGAGCAGGCCCGCGCCCTGGAGGAGCAGGCTGCCCGGCTGCGCGCTCAGGCAGGTGTCCCGAAGCCCCAGTAG
- a CDS encoding PP2C family protein-serine/threonine phosphatase, giving the protein MTGSAPLTAAEMVQRLRGELDEHMAVERQLLTARLAHAERLGNLGWAEWDLQTGESTWSDQTYAIFGRDPGEGPIRLRDLAGRVEAADRTELDQLIRTVVHGAASGQAEFRIHRRGEVRNLRAALDLVTTGGHSAVHGVIQDITGRRRAERVMSESRRQLLEVREQAAEDRHLSGALRDAIMPDLGGAADLPNTQIKVRYVPAGRQGGLGGDWYDATVLPDGRVVLTIGDVAGHSLPAIAQMSRLRHALVGLAMTGESSDKLLTWLNVLVMHRLAETTATALIGHLDPVTGLFTWSQAGHPAPILIRDGMAVQLDPPSGVLLGATLAVPYEPASVELRAGDLLLLFTDGLVERRSRDIDEGLALALAAAADITGDDLETGLDRLIQAVGGPNPEDDTCVLAIGVLG; this is encoded by the coding sequence GTGACCGGTTCCGCCCCGCTGACCGCGGCAGAGATGGTGCAGCGGTTGCGCGGAGAGCTGGACGAGCACATGGCCGTGGAACGACAACTCCTCACCGCGCGGCTGGCACACGCCGAGCGACTCGGCAACCTCGGCTGGGCCGAGTGGGATCTTCAGACCGGAGAGTCCACCTGGTCCGACCAGACCTATGCCATCTTCGGGCGTGATCCCGGCGAGGGCCCCATCCGCCTGCGCGACCTGGCCGGCCGCGTCGAGGCGGCCGACCGTACGGAGCTGGACCAGCTGATCCGGACCGTGGTGCACGGCGCCGCGTCCGGACAGGCCGAGTTCCGCATCCACCGCCGGGGAGAGGTCCGCAACCTACGTGCGGCCCTCGACCTCGTGACGACCGGTGGGCACAGCGCCGTGCACGGAGTGATCCAGGACATCACCGGCCGCCGCCGCGCTGAGCGGGTCATGTCCGAGTCCCGGCGTCAGCTCCTGGAGGTGCGCGAGCAGGCGGCCGAGGACCGGCACCTCAGCGGGGCGCTGCGGGACGCGATCATGCCCGATCTCGGGGGCGCCGCCGACCTGCCCAACACGCAGATCAAAGTCCGTTACGTTCCGGCGGGCAGGCAGGGCGGCCTCGGCGGCGACTGGTATGACGCCACCGTCCTACCCGACGGCCGGGTGGTGCTGACCATCGGCGACGTGGCCGGGCACAGCCTGCCCGCCATCGCCCAGATGTCACGGCTCCGGCACGCGCTCGTCGGCCTGGCGATGACGGGTGAGTCCTCCGACAAGCTGCTGACCTGGCTCAACGTCCTGGTCATGCACCGGCTGGCGGAGACCACCGCGACCGCGCTCATCGGCCACCTCGATCCCGTCACCGGCCTGTTCACCTGGAGCCAGGCCGGTCATCCCGCACCGATCCTGATCCGGGACGGGATGGCCGTCCAGCTCGATCCGCCCAGCGGGGTGCTGCTGGGCGCCACGCTCGCGGTTCCGTACGAACCGGCCAGTGTGGAGCTGCGCGCGGGGGATCTGCTGCTGCTGTTCACCGACGGGCTGGTCGAGCGGCGGTCCCGCGACATCGACGAGGGGCTCGCGCTGGCCTTGGCCGCGGCGGCGGACATCACCGGAGACGACCTGGAGACGGGACTGGACCGGCTGATCCAGGCGGTCGGCGGCCCGAACCCCGAAGACGACACCTGCGTGCTCGCGATCGGAGTGCTTGGTTAA
- a CDS encoding diacylglycerol kinase, whose protein sequence is MPGEIAVLVNPAARGGRSRGLLAPVLHRLRQGGAEVSVIVGESADDALERACTAVAEGPDALVAFGGDGLVHLAVQAVAGTDVPLGVIPAGTGNDIAGALGLPRKDTLEAADIVLRAEPRTVDAARIGKDEWFAGVVSCGFDSRVNERANRMTWPPGMARYLVALAEELRSFRPIPFRIDLDGEIVEQEAMLVAIGNTHSYGAGMRICPAAVPDDGLLDVTILGAVPKGEFLRTFPRVYRGTHVTHPAVVTRRARRIALEAPGVVAYADGERVGPAPFVCEVVPGSLRVLT, encoded by the coding sequence GTGCCCGGAGAGATCGCTGTCCTCGTCAATCCCGCCGCCCGCGGCGGCCGCTCACGCGGCCTGCTCGCCCCGGTGCTCCACAGGCTCCGGCAGGGCGGCGCGGAGGTTTCGGTGATCGTCGGGGAGTCCGCGGACGACGCACTGGAACGCGCCTGCACGGCTGTCGCCGAAGGCCCCGACGCGCTGGTGGCCTTCGGCGGGGACGGTCTGGTCCATCTGGCGGTCCAGGCGGTCGCCGGCACGGATGTCCCGCTGGGCGTCATCCCCGCCGGGACCGGCAACGACATCGCGGGTGCGCTCGGCCTGCCGAGGAAGGACACCCTCGAGGCCGCCGACATCGTGCTCAGGGCCGAGCCCCGCACGGTCGACGCCGCGAGGATCGGCAAGGACGAGTGGTTCGCCGGGGTGGTCTCCTGCGGCTTCGACTCCCGCGTCAACGAGCGGGCCAACCGGATGACCTGGCCGCCCGGCATGGCCAGATACCTGGTCGCGCTGGCCGAGGAGCTCCGGTCCTTCCGGCCGATCCCCTTCCGGATCGACCTGGACGGCGAGATCGTCGAGCAGGAGGCCATGCTGGTCGCGATCGGCAACACCCACTCCTACGGCGCCGGCATGCGGATCTGCCCGGCCGCCGTCCCCGACGACGGCCTGCTGGACGTGACGATCCTCGGCGCCGTGCCCAAGGGGGAGTTCCTGCGCACCTTCCCCCGCGTCTACCGGGGCACCCACGTCACCCACCCCGCCGTCGTGACCAGACGCGCCCGCCGGATCGCGCTGGAAGCCCCGGGCGTGGTCGCCTACGCCGATGGTGAGCGGGTCGGGCCCGCCCCGTTCGTCTGCGAGGTCGTCCCCGGCTCGCTGCGCGTCCTCACATAG
- the tatC gene encoding twin-arginine translocase subunit TatC: MDHLRELRNRLIIALLGLLVGIIIGFIYFDPIWKFISEPYCGLPQAQQLRPGQCTMLILGVFDSFFVNLKVAAMFGLVVSSPIMLWQIWGFVTPGLYRNEKRYSVMFMVLAVPLFLVGSALAYFVMDTGLSILLGFAPPGTLTSLTIDEYLSYALIMIIVFGISFELPLLMVFLNIIGVLPHALVAKYRRMVIFLMFVFAAVATPGGDPFTMIALALPMVILFALAEGFMYLRERRQPKDEDFSHLSDDEASPLPADTSPLDSGTTDVDPGR, from the coding sequence ATGGATCATCTCCGTGAACTGCGTAACCGGCTGATCATCGCGCTGCTCGGGCTGCTCGTTGGCATCATCATCGGATTCATCTATTTCGATCCGATCTGGAAGTTCATCTCCGAGCCGTACTGCGGGCTGCCTCAGGCCCAGCAACTACGGCCCGGCCAGTGCACGATGCTCATCCTCGGCGTCTTCGACTCCTTCTTCGTGAATCTGAAGGTCGCGGCGATGTTCGGCCTGGTCGTGTCGTCGCCGATCATGCTCTGGCAGATCTGGGGCTTCGTCACCCCAGGCCTGTACCGCAACGAGAAGCGCTACTCGGTCATGTTCATGGTGCTGGCCGTCCCGCTGTTCCTCGTCGGCTCGGCCCTGGCCTACTTCGTGATGGACACGGGCCTGTCGATCCTCCTCGGGTTCGCCCCGCCCGGCACGCTCACCAGCCTCACGATCGACGAATACCTCAGCTACGCACTGATCATGATCATCGTGTTCGGCATCTCCTTCGAGTTGCCGCTGCTGATGGTCTTCCTGAACATCATCGGGGTCCTGCCACACGCGCTGGTCGCCAAGTACCGTCGTATGGTGATCTTCCTCATGTTCGTCTTCGCCGCGGTCGCCACCCCGGGCGGCGATCCGTTCACGATGATCGCGCTGGCCCTGCCGATGGTGATCCTGTTCGCTCTCGCCGAAGGCTTCATGTATCTGCGGGAGAGACGTCAGCCGAAGGACGAGGACTTCTCCCACCTGTCCGATGACGAGGCCTCTCCTCTCCCGGCTGACACTTCTCCTCTCGATTCGGGCACGACGGATGTCGACCCCGGTAGATAG